The following proteins come from a genomic window of Dehalococcoidales bacterium:
- a CDS encoding carboxypeptidase regulatory-like domain-containing protein encodes MSFSNPANHIHRHSILHMEGMFTKMWDPPKENPDTPDMVAPNNPVPEVMAMFGYQSQPSTPHTVERDLMHGVKVPAWDFATSGKELDFFLFRDKDNPATGGGNFPGATIRVPRGVIFHGDTNGHGPPPHTIHWHGMEPTPMNDGVGHCSMEIGNYIYQFQPNFIGFYFCHCHRNTVQHFEFGLYQALLIDPPDAYFATLWDPTIPIGAGRDRKRRIACNLTRVMPTGGTSVLDLQDLSGSFPGFNGNPVDEDDPEAGNILLPDYLKFATDPHAMTVPFDVEALWVVDDRDSRWSELAPDARTTYPKYGSIPGYNDNFRGNAGGGTVDDSKFFSFNDFNADYWFVTGVPVPGHKYGTAEIPTGIVIPPALMSGVSGVQVSIEAEVGQTILVRMLDAAYDCTETTFPVPITIIAWDGRALGVEPYGFNHAYVVPAGEHIHQSVARRFDALIKVDSPINDFAYVNFVDNEAQVEGDANAQRVIFTAKIPINIGYSITGNVRNTTTSIEGVPMEAVAITLTGTTEGGQPVSKTTVTDHLGNYRFSGLLDGAYTVTPSLAGFLFTPASRGVPVAGANQAGEDFTGTQVEGEFVISGTVVSSRGAAVGIPQVMVNLNGDTSRVVMTDDEGHFYFVGMADGDYTVTPGNIHIGNAGLPDEDPDQPSNAAYAYSPPSMEVRVDEANEEIGFFRGRRLNPMDMGV; translated from the coding sequence ATGTCATTTTCAAATCCGGCAAATCATATACACCGCCACTCCATTCTTCACATGGAGGGGATGTTCACCAAGATGTGGGACCCGCCCAAAGAGAACCCGGACACGCCGGACATGGTGGCGCCCAATAACCCCGTCCCGGAGGTAATGGCCATGTTCGGCTACCAGAGCCAGCCGAGCACTCCCCATACCGTGGAGCGGGACCTGATGCACGGAGTGAAGGTTCCCGCCTGGGACTTCGCTACCTCCGGAAAGGAACTTGATTTCTTCCTTTTCCGGGATAAGGATAACCCGGCCACCGGTGGCGGCAATTTCCCGGGAGCCACTATCAGAGTACCCAGGGGCGTCATCTTTCATGGTGATACCAACGGGCACGGGCCGCCGCCGCACACCATCCACTGGCACGGCATGGAGCCGACACCCATGAATGATGGCGTGGGGCATTGCTCTATGGAAATAGGTAACTACATCTACCAGTTCCAGCCCAATTTCATCGGCTTCTATTTCTGCCACTGCCACCGCAACACGGTGCAGCACTTCGAGTTCGGGCTATACCAGGCGCTGCTCATTGACCCGCCGGATGCCTATTTCGCTACTCTCTGGGACCCGACCATCCCCATCGGGGCAGGCCGGGACAGGAAGCGCAGGATTGCCTGCAACCTGACCAGGGTCATGCCGACTGGAGGGACCTCCGTATTGGACCTGCAGGACCTTTCCGGTAGCTTTCCGGGCTTTAACGGCAACCCGGTTGATGAGGATGATCCCGAGGCCGGAAACATCCTTCTTCCCGACTACCTTAAGTTTGCCACTGACCCTCATGCCATGACCGTCCCGTTTGACGTAGAGGCGCTGTGGGTGGTGGATGACCGTGACTCGCGCTGGAGCGAACTGGCGCCGGACGCGCGGACAACCTATCCAAAGTACGGAAGCATTCCCGGCTACAACGATAATTTCCGGGGCAACGCCGGCGGCGGTACGGTTGATGACAGTAAATTCTTCTCCTTTAATGACTTCAACGCCGATTACTGGTTTGTCACCGGGGTACCGGTGCCGGGCCATAAATACGGGACCGCGGAGATCCCTACCGGAATTGTCATCCCTCCGGCGCTGATGAGCGGCGTCTCCGGCGTCCAGGTCTCCATCGAAGCCGAGGTCGGCCAGACCATCCTGGTGCGCATGCTTGACGCCGCCTATGATTGTACTGAGACCACGTTTCCGGTACCTATAACCATCATCGCCTGGGACGGACGCGCCCTGGGGGTAGAACCCTACGGCTTCAACCACGCTTATGTCGTCCCTGCCGGGGAGCATATTCACCAGAGCGTAGCGCGCCGTTTTGATGCCCTGATTAAAGTGGATAGCCCCATTAACGACTTCGCCTACGTTAACTTCGTTGACAATGAGGCCCAGGTGGAGGGAGATGCCAACGCCCAGAGGGTAATCTTTACCGCTAAAATTCCCATCAATATCGGCTACTCCATAACCGGCAATGTGCGCAACACGACCACCTCAATTGAGGGTGTGCCGATGGAGGCGGTGGCCATAACCCTGACCGGAACGACCGAGGGCGGGCAACCGGTGAGCAAGACTACGGTGACAGACCATCTTGGTAACTACCGCTTCTCCGGACTGCTGGACGGCGCTTATACGGTTACGCCTTCCCTGGCAGGCTTCCTGTTCACTCCAGCAAGCAGAGGCGTGCCGGTGGCCGGAGCTAACCAGGCAGGGGAGGACTTCACGGGAACACAGGTTGAAGGGGAGTTTGTGATTTCGGGCACCGTGGTCAGTTCCCGGGGAGCCGCGGTGGGTATCCCCCAGGTAATGGTAAATCTGAATGGGGACACCAGCAGGGTGGTGATGACGGATGACGAAGGCCATTTCTATTTCGTCGGCATGGCTGACGGCGATTATACGGTGACGCCCGGCAACATTCATATCGGCAACGCCGGGCTTCCGGACGAGGACCCGGACCAGCCATCCAACGCCGCCTACGCCTACTCGCCGCCGTCTATGGAAGTGAGGGTAGACGAAGCTAATGAGGAAATCGGCTTCTTCAGAGGGAGAAGATTGAACCCTATGGATATGGGAGTATAG
- a CDS encoding DUF5666 domain-containing protein, protein MTREKKGLRTLFTSLTVGAVFLALLPACQSGVTTEDINAVVQAVDGQDVVLTLEDGTRLHVQAEKQADDASSMIGEKVEAKIEVGDDNPKLVQIQKSSTSSSSMEGTEDFHFGGAVESMGAEAWVVGGKTFKVNSATMLDTGLAVGVQAEVEFIKLSDGSLLATKIETPASDDIAEDFSMTGVITSISSSELVLGDKTFKIDASTMLDQGLAAGVMAKVEFILQPDGTMLAKSIETDAPDSSAGEDFTAGGPIQAMDSTSVMVDGRKFTIDANTILDSGLATGILVKVEFVVQPDGTLLAKEVETAGIDEGENLYLAGPIQSISPTAWVVGGRTFAVTATTQIDEGLAVGINANVEFIIKADGSFEAVHIEDSGFELIGMVQAIAPDAYAVGGHIFKTNANTVIEQGLKIGKLVQVNFVIQPGGSLLALQIKKPDTKVQAFTFKGIVQSLSATSMMVTGQTFQVSPATVIGAGVATGIEVVVTFDITPGNILSAISVQSAKALKN, encoded by the coding sequence ATGACACGTGAGAAAAAAGGATTACGGACCCTGTTCACCTCGCTGACCGTGGGAGCGGTCTTCCTGGCGCTGCTGCCCGCCTGTCAGTCCGGGGTCACCACCGAGGATATCAATGCGGTGGTACAGGCTGTAGATGGGCAGGATGTAGTGCTGACCCTCGAAGATGGTACCAGGCTCCATGTCCAGGCCGAAAAGCAGGCTGACGATGCCAGCAGCATGATTGGTGAGAAAGTAGAGGCCAAGATTGAGGTCGGTGATGACAATCCCAAGCTCGTCCAGATTCAGAAGTCATCCACCTCATCCTCAAGTATGGAGGGAACTGAGGACTTCCATTTCGGCGGCGCCGTCGAGTCGATGGGGGCGGAAGCCTGGGTCGTCGGTGGTAAGACATTTAAAGTGAACAGCGCCACCATGCTGGACACCGGACTGGCGGTTGGCGTCCAGGCTGAAGTAGAGTTTATCAAGCTCTCTGACGGTTCGCTGCTCGCCACCAAGATTGAAACCCCGGCTTCGGATGACATCGCCGAGGACTTTTCTATGACTGGCGTCATCACCTCTATCAGCAGCAGTGAACTTGTTCTCGGTGACAAGACCTTCAAGATTGATGCCAGTACCATGCTGGACCAGGGACTGGCGGCGGGTGTGATGGCGAAAGTGGAATTCATTCTCCAACCGGACGGCACCATGCTGGCAAAATCAATAGAGACCGACGCACCTGATTCGTCCGCTGGAGAGGACTTCACCGCTGGAGGGCCTATCCAGGCTATGGATTCGACCTCCGTAATGGTGGACGGCAGAAAGTTTACCATTGACGCTAACACTATCCTGGACAGCGGACTGGCTACAGGCATACTGGTTAAGGTCGAGTTCGTCGTCCAACCGGACGGAACCCTGCTGGCGAAAGAGGTGGAGACCGCCGGAATTGATGAAGGCGAGAACCTGTATCTGGCCGGCCCGATCCAGTCCATAAGCCCGACTGCCTGGGTTGTCGGCGGCAGGACCTTCGCCGTGACTGCGACAACGCAAATTGACGAAGGACTGGCTGTGGGCATTAACGCCAATGTTGAGTTTATCATCAAGGCGGATGGCTCTTTTGAGGCAGTACATATCGAGGATTCGGGTTTCGAGCTCATCGGCATGGTGCAGGCCATTGCGCCTGATGCCTACGCCGTTGGAGGGCACATCTTCAAGACCAATGCCAATACCGTCATTGAGCAAGGTCTCAAGATTGGTAAATTGGTGCAGGTCAACTTCGTCATCCAGCCCGGCGGCTCGCTGCTGGCGCTGCAAATCAAGAAGCCCGATACCAAGGTACAGGCTTTCACCTTTAAAGGCATCGTACAGTCCCTGAGCGCTACATCCATGATGGTCACCGGACAGACCTTCCAGGTTAGCCCTGCCACCGTCATCGGCGCGGGTGTGGCTACCGGCATCGAGGTAGTCGTCACTTTCGACATCACGCCGGGCAACATCCTCTCAGCGATATCGGTCCAGAGCGCGAAAGCACTCAAGAATTAA
- a CDS encoding multicopper oxidase domain-containing protein → MTIAKSAISRRDFFKYAGGSIAVLVVGSKLNWVFKDTVYAAVPVQTLDFHITDAIKEMHTHNAVNTAECYLWVFQSVDPDPDGAGSNPSLNLLPECPGPTIMATKGDTIHIKITNDLPEPHAFSIPGLGLNSVPDVIPSGECREYDITATQCGAFLYYDNLNEPVNRMMGLHGAVIILPTEAERAPGHNLTPYDNPTPNVQALFDSFGTDVFPGLAWEEGDATPWALNNAFPEHGTVDMPNATPFRHYLWLLHQASPRLFAEVGDYYDTNGAVYPAQEFMDKFLRGDFVLNNNQNAHSSGIEAVSYKPQYFTVNGQSGFFAHDSAYVTPMGRVGEPAVVYILNAGLWLHSMHLHANHFYVTDVNQAVQENPIWVDVFNVHPMDRVDYVVPFMRPPDVPNQRGIGRPDPALGTCWPPLQEMNTYIPDIGEETALRPVYDMHGQVVLDGFGQPVIDKEIDLAQRLSPLCYPMHDHSEPSQTSQGGNYNTGLISGIYFTGDRNTEGHLDFPMEEDFWIMFRNYRGCEIEGTHPAAPPHDDGH, encoded by the coding sequence ATGACAATTGCAAAGAGCGCGATAAGCAGGCGGGACTTTTTTAAGTATGCCGGAGGCAGTATCGCTGTTCTGGTGGTGGGTAGTAAACTGAACTGGGTCTTTAAGGACACGGTTTATGCCGCTGTCCCCGTCCAGACCCTGGACTTTCACATCACGGATGCCATCAAGGAGATGCACACCCACAACGCCGTCAACACGGCCGAGTGCTACTTATGGGTTTTCCAGAGCGTAGACCCTGACCCCGACGGGGCTGGCAGTAATCCCAGCCTTAACCTGTTGCCGGAGTGCCCCGGTCCTACCATCATGGCCACCAAAGGCGATACCATTCACATCAAGATAACCAATGATCTGCCCGAGCCTCACGCTTTCTCTATCCCGGGGCTTGGTCTTAACAGTGTACCCGACGTTATTCCTTCGGGAGAGTGCCGGGAATACGATATCACTGCCACCCAGTGCGGCGCATTTCTTTATTATGACAACCTGAATGAACCGGTGAACCGGATGATGGGCTTGCACGGAGCCGTCATCATCCTGCCCACTGAGGCGGAGCGAGCGCCGGGGCATAACCTGACCCCCTACGACAATCCCACACCCAATGTTCAGGCGCTATTCGACTCATTCGGCACGGATGTGTTCCCCGGCCTGGCCTGGGAGGAGGGTGACGCTACCCCCTGGGCACTTAATAACGCTTTCCCCGAGCATGGCACGGTGGATATGCCCAATGCTACCCCTTTCCGGCACTACCTGTGGCTGCTGCACCAGGCCAGCCCCCGGCTCTTCGCCGAGGTGGGAGACTATTACGACACCAACGGAGCTGTCTATCCCGCCCAGGAGTTCATGGATAAGTTCCTGCGGGGCGACTTCGTATTGAATAACAACCAGAACGCTCACTCAAGCGGGATCGAAGCGGTATCCTACAAGCCCCAGTACTTCACCGTCAACGGCCAGTCCGGCTTCTTCGCCCATGACAGCGCCTACGTCACTCCCATGGGCCGCGTGGGCGAGCCGGCGGTGGTCTATATCCTCAACGCGGGGCTGTGGCTGCACTCAATGCACCTGCATGCCAACCATTTCTACGTGACCGATGTTAACCAGGCAGTGCAGGAGAACCCCATCTGGGTGGATGTCTTCAATGTTCACCCCATGGACCGGGTGGATTATGTCGTACCCTTCATGAGGCCGCCGGACGTGCCCAACCAGAGAGGCATCGGGCGCCCTGACCCCGCCCTTGGCACCTGCTGGCCGCCGCTTCAAGAGATGAACACCTATATCCCTGATATCGGAGAGGAAACGGCTCTCAGGCCCGTCTATGACATGCACGGGCAGGTGGTGCTCGATGGTTTCGGCCAGCCCGTGATAGATAAGGAGATTGACCTGGCGCAGCGGCTTTCACCACTGTGCTACCCCATGCACGACCATTCCGAGCCCAGCCAGACCTCCCAGGGCGGCAACTACAACACCGGCCTGATTTCCGGCATTTACTTCACCGGAGACCGGAATACGGAGGGTCATCTGGATTTCCCCATGGAGGAGGACTTCTGGATCATGTTCCGGAACTACCGCGGCTGCGAGATTGAAGGAACACATCCGGCCGCTCCTCCGCACGATGATGGTCACTAG